Proteins encoded by one window of Nitrospinota bacterium:
- a CDS encoding NAD-dependent epimerase/dehydratase family protein, which yields IHTFANTNVIGLTINHENMSCAEVDAAITLYEYELGIPATDALTKSPARLVEMVFTAFPDLKKELAVIA from the coding sequence CATTCATACCTTCGCAAACACAAATGTGATAGGTCTTACTATTAACCACGAGAACATGTCCTGCGCCGAGGTCGATGCAGCCATCACATTATATGAGTACGAACTCGGTATTCCAGCTACTGATGCGCTGACAAAGTCACCCGCACGGCTTGTGGAAATGGTTTTTACAGCTTTTCCTGATCTCAAGAAAGAGTTGGCAGTTATCGCCTGA